In Aliamphritea ceti, a single window of DNA contains:
- a CDS encoding acetate--CoA ligase family protein has protein sequence MSEIDKNRFARLLKPRSIVVFGGAGARYAIVESQKLGFDGEIWAVHPKHSEMAGVKCYPSIADLPGIPDAAYVAVNADAALEIVGQLSEIGCGGAVLYASGFAEVGEEGAERQRELVARAGSMPMIGPNCYGVLNCLDKAVLWPDQHGSQAVDKGVAVITQSGNIGLNITMQRRGLPLAFMFTMGNQANVGVADVIDALLDDPRITAIGLHIEGLSDIHHFDTVCRRALRQRIPIVAAKNGRSEAAAKIAMSHTSSLTGSDKLFDALFKRLGIARVDTLEELIETLKLVAIAGPLQGNKVASMSCSGGEAGVMADLIERHNLQFPQMNEAHQVKVRETLSEYVSVENPLDYHTFIWGDVARKTATFSAMMTAGYDATMLLLDWPSFDDADPAPWNAAMQGLINASLATGHQGILLASLPECLPQSAIDTCVEAGVVPMIGLDTCLRALSAAYEIGIRHQQAEPLPLLRSAVLPDDTTGRNIDEYLGKRALAGCGLQVPLGELVGNAEEAVTCAERIGYPVVIKAVSNTIVHKTEQGAVVLFLQSADEVRAAIDKIAHLSDVFLVEQMLTSSVGELIIGVTRDQQFGPSLVVGSGGIMVELLKDSATLLLPTTETEVREAITELKMSPLLTGFRGKQSGDINACVSAVMAVAEYAIQQRDTLLELDINPLLVAPEGQGAYAADAYIRICEE, from the coding sequence ATGTCTGAAATCGATAAGAACCGTTTTGCCCGTTTGCTTAAGCCCCGTTCCATTGTGGTATTTGGTGGTGCGGGCGCCCGTTATGCCATTGTCGAAAGTCAGAAACTGGGCTTTGATGGTGAGATTTGGGCGGTACATCCTAAGCATTCTGAGATGGCTGGTGTTAAGTGTTATCCGAGTATCGCTGATTTACCGGGCATACCGGACGCCGCGTATGTCGCTGTGAATGCGGATGCAGCACTGGAAATTGTTGGCCAGTTGAGCGAAATCGGCTGCGGTGGTGCTGTGCTGTATGCCTCTGGATTTGCTGAAGTTGGTGAAGAAGGTGCTGAGCGTCAACGTGAACTGGTAGCACGGGCTGGCAGTATGCCGATGATTGGGCCTAACTGTTATGGTGTATTGAATTGCCTGGATAAAGCCGTTCTTTGGCCAGATCAGCACGGTAGCCAAGCTGTGGATAAAGGTGTGGCCGTCATCACGCAGAGCGGGAATATCGGTCTGAATATCACGATGCAGCGGCGTGGTTTGCCATTGGCCTTTATGTTTACCATGGGGAATCAGGCTAATGTCGGTGTTGCCGATGTGATTGATGCCTTATTGGATGACCCACGAATTACCGCGATTGGCCTGCATATAGAAGGGCTTTCCGATATCCATCATTTTGATACGGTGTGTCGGCGAGCACTGAGGCAACGTATTCCTATCGTGGCTGCTAAAAATGGCCGCAGTGAAGCTGCTGCCAAAATTGCTATGAGCCATACAAGTTCACTGACGGGCTCCGATAAGCTATTCGATGCGTTGTTTAAACGCTTGGGGATAGCCCGGGTCGATACCTTGGAAGAGCTAATCGAAACGCTAAAGTTGGTGGCGATTGCCGGGCCGCTTCAGGGTAATAAGGTTGCTTCTATGAGTTGCTCTGGCGGTGAAGCTGGTGTGATGGCTGATCTGATTGAACGGCATAACTTGCAGTTTCCGCAGATGAATGAAGCGCATCAGGTGAAAGTAAGAGAAACCTTAAGTGAATATGTAAGTGTTGAAAATCCTTTGGATTATCATACTTTCATCTGGGGTGATGTAGCGCGTAAAACAGCAACTTTCAGTGCCATGATGACTGCCGGCTACGATGCCACTATGTTATTGCTAGACTGGCCAAGCTTTGATGATGCTGATCCGGCTCCCTGGAATGCAGCCATGCAGGGGTTAATTAATGCGAGTCTGGCAACTGGCCATCAGGGCATTTTGCTGGCGTCATTGCCTGAGTGTTTACCTCAGTCTGCAATCGATACCTGTGTTGAAGCGGGTGTAGTGCCAATGATTGGTCTGGATACTTGCTTACGGGCCTTGTCAGCTGCCTATGAAATCGGTATCCGTCATCAGCAGGCTGAGCCTTTGCCGCTGTTACGCAGTGCTGTTCTTCCTGATGATACAACAGGCAGGAATATTGATGAGTACCTGGGAAAACGGGCGTTAGCTGGCTGTGGTTTGCAAGTACCTTTGGGCGAGCTTGTTGGCAATGCTGAAGAAGCCGTCACTTGTGCCGAACGTATTGGTTATCCGGTTGTAATAAAGGCGGTGAGCAATACTATCGTGCATAAAACCGAACAGGGTGCTGTAGTACTTTTTCTGCAATCAGCGGATGAGGTTCGGGCTGCAATAGACAAAATTGCACATTTGAGCGACGTATTTCTTGTTGAACAAATGCTGACCAGTAGTGTGGGTGAGTTGATCATTGGCGTCACCCGGGATCAACAGTTCGGCCCGTCACTGGTCGTTGGTTCTGGCGGTATTATGGTGGAACTGCTGAAAGACAGTGCCACCTTGTTATTACCAACCACTGAAACAGAGGTGCGTGAGGCAATAACCGAATTGAAAATGTCGCCGCTGTTAACCGGGTTTCGTGGTAAGCAGAGTGGAGATATAAATGCCTGTGTCAGTGCTGTTATGGCAGTCGCGGAATACGCCATTCAACAGCGAGATACTTTATTAGAACTGGATATAAATCCGTTACTGGTGGCTCCTGAAGGTCAGGGGGCATATGCGGCGGATGCCTACATTCGTATTTGTGAGGAATAA
- a CDS encoding carnitinyl-CoA dehydratase translates to MSEALQLVRNGAILEITLNRPKANAIDAQTSAAMGEAFLTFRDDPELRVAIITGAGERFFSAGWDLKAAAEGEAADADFGKGGFAGLTEIFDLDKPVIAAVNGYAAGGGFELALAADMIVCAEHAMFFLPEAGLGIISDSGGVLRLPKRLPTAIVNEMLMTGRAMDAAEAARWGLVNKVVSSDQLMENARELAEQIVACAPMSIAAIKEITRTTAEMTVEDGYSYIRSGVLKHYPDVLHSEDAQEGPQAFAEKRDPVWQGK, encoded by the coding sequence ATGAGTGAAGCTTTACAATTGGTGCGTAATGGCGCCATTCTTGAAATAACACTGAATCGCCCGAAAGCTAATGCTATTGATGCTCAGACCAGTGCCGCGATGGGGGAAGCATTTCTGACGTTTCGGGATGATCCTGAGTTGCGAGTTGCGATTATTACTGGCGCTGGTGAAAGATTTTTCTCAGCGGGCTGGGATCTCAAAGCAGCAGCTGAGGGTGAAGCTGCCGATGCGGATTTTGGTAAAGGTGGCTTCGCAGGCCTGACAGAGATCTTTGACCTTGATAAACCTGTTATTGCCGCGGTGAACGGTTATGCGGCGGGTGGTGGTTTTGAACTGGCGTTAGCGGCAGATATGATTGTCTGTGCGGAACATGCCATGTTCTTTTTGCCAGAAGCAGGTCTGGGCATTATTTCTGATAGCGGCGGTGTATTACGCTTACCTAAGCGTTTACCCACAGCAATTGTAAATGAAATGCTGATGACCGGACGAGCGATGGATGCTGCTGAAGCGGCTCGCTGGGGGCTAGTGAATAAGGTAGTCAGCAGTGATCAGCTTATGGAGAATGCCCGTGAGCTTGCTGAGCAGATTGTTGCCTGTGCGCCAATGTCGATTGCGGCGATAAAAGAAATTACCCGCACGACAGCTGAAATGACAGTCGAAGATGGTTATAGCTATATTCGTAGTGGTGTTTTGAAACACTATCCGGATGTGCTTCATTCTGAGGATGCACAGGAAGGACCACAGGCATTTGCTGAAAAGCGTGATCCAGTGTGGCAGGGTAAATAA
- a CDS encoding GlxA family transcriptional regulator: MTANTEKVMPAMEADVSAKNVSEAIAPERIGFLLQPRFSMLSLFSALEPLRVANRFGGKLFSWHFFSVDGESIVSSSGIPVAVESGIDQIANFPVMFVCSSFEPEASLDKLLLNWLRRLDRQGTVLGGIETGCYALAHAGLLNEHRVALHWEARSAFTESFPRLTTSEQLYQADSKRLTCAGGISAMDMMLHLIQSRHGDALTAQVCDAFMHDGMRQSSQLQRMQTVERFGIRHADVAEVIELMEQNLEEPLTASELAQFSGVQLRQLERLFRKHCHDTPTRFYLRLRLERARQLLKQTQMTVVEVAVACGFRSPEYFSRRYRAVFGMAPREDRKMAPELSRMALGQNTSVDDVVNYAL; this comes from the coding sequence ATGACGGCAAATACTGAAAAGGTTATGCCTGCTATGGAAGCTGATGTTTCGGCAAAAAACGTTTCGGAAGCTATTGCTCCGGAGAGAATCGGTTTTCTGTTGCAGCCGCGGTTTTCGATGCTGTCGTTATTTAGTGCGCTGGAGCCATTACGGGTTGCTAATCGTTTTGGCGGTAAGCTGTTTAGTTGGCATTTCTTTTCAGTTGACGGCGAATCGATTGTTTCCAGTAGTGGTATTCCTGTTGCCGTTGAAAGTGGCATTGATCAGATAGCTAATTTTCCGGTCATGTTTGTTTGTTCCAGTTTTGAGCCTGAGGCTAGCCTGGATAAGCTTTTACTTAACTGGTTACGTCGTCTGGATCGTCAGGGGACTGTACTGGGGGGGATTGAAACTGGCTGTTACGCGCTGGCGCATGCAGGTTTACTGAATGAGCACAGAGTCGCATTACACTGGGAAGCCCGTTCAGCATTTACAGAGAGTTTTCCGCGGTTAACGACTTCAGAGCAACTCTATCAGGCAGACAGTAAGCGACTTACCTGTGCGGGAGGGATCTCTGCAATGGATATGATGTTGCATCTGATTCAGAGTCGCCATGGCGATGCTCTGACCGCGCAGGTGTGTGATGCTTTTATGCATGATGGTATGCGTCAGTCCAGCCAGTTACAGCGCATGCAAACCGTAGAACGCTTTGGTATTCGTCATGCAGATGTCGCTGAAGTTATTGAGCTGATGGAGCAGAATTTAGAAGAGCCCCTTACTGCATCTGAATTGGCGCAGTTTAGTGGTGTGCAGCTGCGTCAGTTGGAACGGCTTTTCCGTAAACATTGTCATGATACGCCGACCCGGTTTTATCTGCGGTTACGATTGGAGCGGGCCAGACAGTTACTTAAGCAAACACAGATGACCGTGGTAGAAGTAGCGGTAGCCTGTGGCTTTCGTTCACCAGAGTATTTTTCCCGGCGCTACCGTGCAGTATTTGGTATGGCGCCCAGAGAGGATCGTAAAATGGCCCCGGAATTGTCACGGATGGCATTGGGACAAAACACTTCTGTTGATGACGTTGTTAATTACGCGTTGTAA
- a CDS encoding branched-chain amino acid aminotransferase has translation MAAFGTVFMPEMAISQFDGNRWSDAEVVSSDSIQMHPGSHVLHYSSTCFEGLKAFRHADGSIQIFRMDKNIARFAQSSRLLAMPEIDEAATEKMILDIVARFASDVPEPPGSMYVRPTHVGTEPAIGKAAAPTATSLQYILLSPVGDYFSGGDTTLRLLLEEDGARCAAHMGMIKSGGNYASALNPIMRAKQEVQADQVLFCPDGDVQETGAANFLLIDGDEVITKALDESFLHGVTRDSILTLARDMGMKVSERQLTVDELLERAAKPGCEAALSGTAAVLTPVGTLIHKGQEFKVGNGGVGETTVKLRQALNAIQWGQAEDKHGWLTKV, from the coding sequence ATGGCCGCGTTTGGTACTGTATTCATGCCTGAAATGGCAATTTCTCAATTCGATGGGAACCGTTGGAGCGATGCTGAAGTCGTTAGCAGCGATAGCATCCAGATGCACCCTGGCTCACATGTATTACATTACTCCAGCACCTGCTTTGAAGGTCTGAAGGCTTTCCGTCACGCCGACGGTTCCATTCAGATTTTCCGCATGGATAAAAACATTGCACGCTTTGCTCAGAGCAGCCGTCTGCTGGCAATGCCTGAAATTGATGAAGCCGCGACTGAAAAAATGATTCTGGATATCGTCGCCCGCTTCGCCAGTGATGTACCAGAACCACCAGGATCTATGTATGTTCGTCCTACTCACGTTGGTACTGAACCTGCAATTGGCAAAGCTGCTGCACCAACAGCAACATCTTTACAGTATATTTTGCTGTCACCAGTAGGTGATTATTTCTCAGGCGGCGATACAACTTTGCGCCTGCTACTGGAAGAAGACGGTGCCCGTTGCGCAGCACACATGGGTATGATTAAAAGTGGTGGTAACTATGCCAGTGCCCTGAATCCTATTATGCGCGCTAAGCAAGAAGTTCAGGCTGATCAGGTTTTGTTCTGTCCGGATGGTGACGTTCAGGAAACCGGTGCGGCGAACTTTCTGCTGATCGACGGTGATGAAGTTATCACTAAAGCACTGGATGAAAGCTTCCTACACGGTGTTACCCGTGATTCCATCCTGACACTGGCCCGTGATATGGGTATGAAAGTATCCGAGCGTCAACTTACCGTTGACGAATTACTGGAACGTGCAGCTAAGCCTGGTTGTGAAGCAGCTCTGTCCGGTACGGCAGCAGTACTGACACCGGTAGGCACACTGATCCATAAAGGTCAGGAGTTCAAAGTTGGCAATGGCGGTGTTGGCGAAACAACTGTTAAGCTACGTCAGGCACTGAATGCTATTCAGTGGGGTCAGGCTGAAGATAAGCACGGATGGCTAACTAAGGTTTAA